The genome window TCCCACGCGCCCACTAGTGAAAACTTTAAGAAAAATAAGTCCACTAAATCAGTGGCAATTGTATGCCTCTTTTGCTGGCTATtttcaagaaagaaagaaaataaagtttctGTTTTCTTAAGATTGTTCACCGCAAGTCTGCAACTGCTTGGGTTATCTTGAGAGTTTAATTTCACGAGAATTTTGTAATCAAAAGTGGCAGATTGACTCTCATTCGAAGGTACCCATATACTCTTCTATGGTAAAAATTGTTTATCTACTATCAATTGAGATATGGGTAGGATTTTgatatttggattttttttttaaaataaaaggattttAAATGCTTGGGCTTTATTCAATAATGTTATTACAATATAGTAAGAGCCTTGGAtgtattattattaatttattattGGAATCATGATTACCCATTGCTGGGCAGTGATGAAGTTTGGAAGAAAACGAAAATAATAGAAAACTTCGTAGTTATAGCTTGTTTTAATGAGTTGTGGGATTAAACGTTACAAATCGATTTATTGAGTTATTACGGACTAATTAGTGTTTTAGAACCTAAGTGGGATTTTCCTAGAACAAGAGAACTGTGTATATAGTTGTATTCTTTGGACATGTATTACTTTAAGTTGAACCCAATTGTCATGTAGTTAGAGAAATTGGTGACTTGGGATTGTCTGGAAGATACGTGGAGGCAAAGTTGAGCTTGTAATTGAGGTGAGTTGAGGTTTACTTTCCTAGTAGGGAATTCCATTATAACCCTTGTGCTTCATTTGTTAGCTAAAGCTAAATCATGTCTTCTCGTGATCCAATGCTTAGTTCACTTATTCTTATTCAGTACAACATTATATGTGACATGAATACATGCTTATGTGTATTACCAATTGTTATGTACCTTTAATTGTGATATTCACATTCAGTAGAGAGAAGTGTCCAACCTCCCCAAGCGTCAGTGCCATGATATCAGGGTTAACTACCCCACGCTCACAGGTACCAACTGTTTGTTGGGGAGATAGGCCGACACTCTTCCGTACGTATTCCCAAATGCTCACGTACGCAGGGCCATTATGCGTAACAATTAACTTTTCAAAGTcatatctttatatatatatatatatatatatatatatatatatatatatatatatatatataaaacttagtTTCTATTTCAGATATCAGTTATGAGCTCAATTTCTATGTTAAGTTTCGGTTTAGCTTATAGTTTCAgttttcagattattacttggttgtaaaattttatatgattttCCTTATATCCCTTTTCTTTCTTATATTTTCCAGAAGGTCTTGCTCCGCCTTTTTAGGAGGTAGCCTATGAGACTTACTGGTATCCTTTGGTAGTACTTAGCCCGTTTGGGCCTACTACGTCGTGTGGCACGTATTGAGGACGCAGGTAACGAGGCTCGTGGCTAGAGGAGATATTCCAAATTTAGTTTACAGACTCTGTTGATTCATCCCTGCGGTAGCGGACccttttcagactattatttataacttattcttttttttacgtttattttatttttgggggaTGCCCCCGTAGgctatgtattttaaattttgtttttcaGATTCTAGAGGCTCATGACTTGTTAGTGGGTCAGTATTAAAATATTTTAGGATTTatcctttatttattatattttatcagtCAGCTTAAGAACTGTAATTTGATTAGAATTAATATTTAAGCGTGTTAGTTTCTTTGCTATTGAACTTGAAGTTTTGATACAAATAGTACAGGGTTCACTCAACGAGTAGTAAGGGTTGAGTGACAATCACGTCCCACCCCAGTTTGGgggcgtgacaagttggtatcagaggagCCAGGTTTACGAAGTTCTTGGAGTCATGAGTCGTGTCTAGCAGAGTCTCAAATATGCgtatgttgtgcaccatacttatatttGGGAGATTGCAGGATATGTTAGGAATTTTTGCCTTCTTTATCTCCTTTGATTCTTACATCGTGCGTTAGAGCTAAACGTTTCAGAATTCTAACACCCATTTACCTCTCGTTTCAGCACAAATAAGATGGTTAGAACAAGATCAACTCCATCCTCTACTACTAACAATGTTGAGATACCAGCTGCTAATCATCAAGAAGTAGCACCAGAGGTGCAAGCCGTACTAATAGCACCAGTTGCAGTTAGAGgacgtggtagaggtagaggtataTGTCAAAATGCTAGGGGTAGATGTGGAAATGCTAGAGGTAATCAGGCTCGTGGTAGGGCCACAAGACAAGCACAAGCTCCACCTTAATAGGTTGTTAATGATCGAGTACCACCACATCAGCAGGATAATCGAATTGACAGAATTTTGGACTTTCTGGAGTCCCTAGCCCCTCTGACTAGTGGTCGGGTTGCACATGTTCAGGCTCATCCTCAGGACCCTCATGATTCAGATGAAGAGGTTATAGGAGATGATTTTCAAGGTCCACTCGAGGTACCACCACCAGTTATCCCTGCAAATATTGCCTAGACAGTGCAGTTACCAACAGAAAAAATTGATCCACATGCCTTTCTAAGATTAAACCCTCCTACTTATAATGGTACCGATAAACCAAATGAAATAATGTTATTTTTGGAAGAGATAGAGGAAATATTTGTTTCTTTGGGTTGTCTTGAAACACAAGCCACAAAGTTGATTGGGTTTTGATTGAAGGGTGCATCAGGATAATGGTGGAGAGGTTACAAGAAAGCCAGAGATTCTACATTACCGCCACTTACTTGGCCCCAGTTCAAAGAAGCTTTCGGGGCCAAGTTTTTGCCTAGCAGCCGGATGGATGAGCTCCGACGTCAGTTCAAACATCTTAAATAGGGTACCATGTCAGTGACTGAATATGAGATGGAATTTATAAAATTGGCAGAGTATGCACCTAATTTGATAccaaaagagagagaaaaagtgAGAAGGTTCATTGAAGGCTTGAATCCACATATATGACTTCACATCAGGATGACAAGACTTATCTTTAGGTTGTCAATATCGCTACGCGTAAGGAGGATTTTGATAAAATCGCCAGGGAAGCTAGAGATAACAGCAAGAAGGCTAGAACAACAGGTATTTATAGTGGATTTTCAGTTGGGGGGTAAGAACATGAATCATTCAGCTTACATTCAATCAACGGCTCACTCATCTCCTTATCTAGCTCCACTCAGACATGGACAGAAGAGTAAGGGTCAGGCCCCTCATGGGCAAAGTTAAACTAGTCAGGGCCAACCTCGGTTCTCCTATCCTATATGTCCATCGTGCAGCAAAAGACATCTAGGGAAATGTCTTTTGGGTCAGAAAGGTTGTTTCCACTGCCATGATCCGGGTCATATTAAGAAAGATTGTCCACTGCTTGGACAAGCTCCGGGGAAAACTCCAACCAGACAGGCAACATCCATGGGTAATTCTATAGTTACACCTCCTCTAGTTCGGGTATCTAATACTCAGAATGGGCGTGGTGCCAATAGAGGTGGAGCTCAAGGAGGAGGTGGACCAGCCAGATTCTATGCAGTTCTAGAAAGGCATAATGCTGAGGCGTCTAACAGAGTTATTACAGGTATTCTCTCGGTTTGTGGTCGCCTTGCTTATGTATTAGTTGATCTTGGTTCAACTTTCTTCTATGTGTCTCCTTATTTTTGTGTCGAGTTTGGAAAAGCACCAAAAACATTAGGGGTTCTGTTTGAGGTTTCCACACCTATAGGGGAATATGTTAAAGTTGAGTATATATTCATAAACTGCATCATCACAGTTCAAGGCCGAAAAACATTAGCCGATTTGAACTTGTtagatatggtagactttgacatCATAgctggcatggactggttatcttctTGTCATGCTACATTTGATTGCCACGCGAAGACGGCTCAATTCTCATTTGTTGGAGAAGATCCAATTATAATTAGAGGTAAAGTGGGTACGCCTGTGGgcaagtttatttcttaccttaaggctagaAAACTAGTGAGCAGCGGGTGTTTAGCGTATCTAGCACATGCGTGGGATATGAAAGTTGGCTCCCCAGTGCTTGAATCAGTACCGATTGTGAAAGAGTTTTCAGACATGTTCCTGGATGATCTCCCATGGAtaccaccagatagggagattgagtttGGCATAGACATAttgccaggaactcaaccaatctcGATTCCTCCTTACAGAATGGTTCCATCTGAGCTAAATGAACTCAAGAAGTAGTTACAAGACCTCTTAGATAAGGTTTTTATTCGACCTAGTGTTTCACCCTAGGGTGCTCCAGTGTTGTTcatgaagaaaaaagatggtttcctacggatgtgtatagattactgCCAGCTGAATAAGgttactatcaaaaataaatatccactgCCTATgatagatgacttatttgatcagttgcagggtgccaagtatttctcaaaAATAG of Nicotiana tomentosiformis chromosome 7, ASM39032v3, whole genome shotgun sequence contains these proteins:
- the LOC138895703 gene encoding uncharacterized protein translates to MGNSIVTPPLVRVSNTQNGRGANRGGAQGGGGPARFYAVLERHNAEASNRVITGILSVCGRLAYVLVDLGSTFFYVSPYFCVEFGKAPKTLGVLFEVSTPIGEYVKVEYIFINCIITVQGRKTLADLNLLDMVDFDIIAGMDWLSSCHATFDCHAKTAQFSFVGEDPIIIRGKVGTPVGKFISYLKARKLVSSGCLAYLAHAWDMKVGSPVLESVPIVKEFSDMFLDDLPWIPPDREIEFGIDILPGTQPISIPPYRMVPSELNELKK